One segment of Panulirus ornatus isolate Po-2019 chromosome 33, ASM3632096v1, whole genome shotgun sequence DNA contains the following:
- the LOC139759530 gene encoding coiled-coil domain-containing protein 115-like, with the protein MAASIQLTPEALCDGLDQLSIKQLELMDQLIMSNMVLEESMRSGFFLLAKTRYMLGSNAVSSLQLPAHEHEVESLATVVSTPVVLEKYDGDVMYHTVDTRFKDPVSAVTADVQDEEDISLNTTECDDEKNISLRKRVTSVKEEQKVEEIHESEFREESINKSKVKTTNRNPICWFSALPPQTLKQAQQDFKSAIQLSAQCATIQLKLRAVSKEYKRLYEIKSKVDRIEKEA; encoded by the exons ATGGCAGCCAGCATACAACTAACTCCAGAGGCCCTCTGTGATGGGCTTGATCAGCTATCAATTAAACAGCTGGAACTCATGGATCAACTCATCATG AGCAACATGGTCCTTGAAGAGAGTATGAGGAgtggtttttttcttttggcaaaGACACGCTACATGCTTGGCAGCAATGCAGTCAGTTCACTGCAGTTACCAGCACATGAACATGAGGTTGAATCTCTTGCCACTGTAGTTAGTACACCAGTTGTCCTTGAGaaatatgatggtgatgttatgtATCATACAGTTGATACCAGATTTAAGGATCCAGTCAGTGCAGTTACAGCAGATGTTCAGGATGAAGAAGATATTTCTTTGAACACCACTGAATGTGATgatgagaaaaatataagtctcAGAAAAAGAGTAACCAGTGTTAAAGAAGAACAGAAAGTTGAAGAAATTCATGAGAGTGAATTTAGAGAGGAGAGTATTAATAAAAGCAAAGTAAAAACTACAAATCGGAATCCTATTTGTTGGTTCTCAGCATTACCACCTCAGACTTTAAAACAAGCACAGCAAGATTTTAAGAGTGCCATTCAGTTGAGTGCCCAGTGTGCTACAATACAATTAAAGCTGAGAGCAGTCAGTAAGGAATACAAACGTCTGTATGAAATAAAGAGTAAAGTAgacagaattgaaaaagaggcATGA
- the O-fut1 gene encoding GDP-fucose protein O-fucosyltransferase 1 isoform X1, which translates to MMASQVAAPDFKTMSSKARASPFKWTSYQIIIVFLMCTSSSSVDVDDNGYILYCPCMGRFGNQADHFLGALGFAKGLNRTLVLPPWVEYKPGVTRSIQIPFDTYFKVEPLTKFHRVMTMQQFMDELAQTIWPPEKRIAFCYVPRHNSDGCNAKEGNPFGPFWDTFSVDFVGSEFYRGLTYDVYYQNMADQWNKLYPPQKWPVLAFTGAPATFPVQESNRHLHRYLVWSDNILEKAEQFISTLPRGPFIGIHLRNGIDWVRACEHVQHSPNLFAAPQCLGYRNEHGVATAELCLPSENTIIKKLKRVIKSIGAKSIFVASDNDFMIERLTRALQKMKVTLHRREPSEPHVDLAILALSNHYIGNCISSFSAFAKRERDALGFPSSFWAFPIEKEKGRKNEHTEL; encoded by the exons ATGATGGCCAGCCAGGTGGCAGCACCGGACTTCAAAACAATGTCGAGTAAAGCGCGCGCGTCTCCTTTTAAATGGACATCATATCAGATTATAATTGTTTTTCTTATGTGTACCAGTAGCTCCTCGGTGGACGTTGATGACAATGGCTACATTCTTTATTGTCCATGCATGG GACGGTTTGGAAATCAAGCTGATCATTTCTTGGGTGCCCTTGGATTTGCCAAAGGATTGAATCGCACCCTTGTGTTGCCACCATGGGTTGAATACAAACCAGGTGTAACAAGATCA ATCCAGATCCCATTTGACACATATTTCAAAGTGGAGCCACTTACTAAGTTTCATCGTGTCATGACTATGCAGCAGTTCATGGATGAACTAGCACAGACTATCTGGCCACCCGAGAAGAGAATTG CCTTCTGTTATGTGCCTCGTCACAACTCTGATGGCTGCAATGCCAAAGAGGGTAATCCGTTTGGACCCTTCTGGGACACGTTCAGCGTAGATTTTGTTGGTTCTGAGTTTTATCGTGGTCTCACATATGATGTCTACTATCAGAACATGGCTGATCAGTGGAATAAGCTATATCCACCTCAGAAATGGCCTG TCTTAGCCTTCACTGGAGCTCCAGCCACTTTTCCAGTTCAAGAAAGTAATCGACATCTTCATAGATATCTTGTTTGGAGTGATAACATACTTGAAAAAGCAGAGCAGTTTATTTCCACATTACCTAGGGGGCCATTCATTGGTATACATCTGAGGAATGGCATAGACTGG GTGAGAGCATGTGAACATGTGCAACACAGTCCCAACCTTTTTGCAGCACCCCAATGTTTAGGGTATCGAAATGAGCATGGTGTGGCTACAGCAGAACTTTGCCTTCCCTCCGAGAACACTATAATCAAGAAATTGAAACGTGTTATCAAATCCATTGGGGCCAAAAGCATTTTTGTTGCTTCAGATAATGATTTCATGATTGAAAGATTGACCCGTGCATTACAAAAAATGAAA GTGACATTACACCGTAGAGAACCCTCAGAACCTCACGTAGATTTGGCCATCCTTGCTCTTTCTAATCATTATATAGGCAATTGTATCTCTTCCTTCTCAGCTTTTgccaagagagaaagagatgcttTAGGATTTCCATCATCATTTTGGGCCTTCCCGATCgagaaagaaaagggaaggaaaaatgaGCATACTGAATTATAA
- the O-fut1 gene encoding GDP-fucose protein O-fucosyltransferase 1 isoform X2 has product MSSKARASPFKWTSYQIIIVFLMCTSSSSVDVDDNGYILYCPCMGRFGNQADHFLGALGFAKGLNRTLVLPPWVEYKPGVTRSIQIPFDTYFKVEPLTKFHRVMTMQQFMDELAQTIWPPEKRIAFCYVPRHNSDGCNAKEGNPFGPFWDTFSVDFVGSEFYRGLTYDVYYQNMADQWNKLYPPQKWPVLAFTGAPATFPVQESNRHLHRYLVWSDNILEKAEQFISTLPRGPFIGIHLRNGIDWVRACEHVQHSPNLFAAPQCLGYRNEHGVATAELCLPSENTIIKKLKRVIKSIGAKSIFVASDNDFMIERLTRALQKMKVFYIFGQCLKRIRNVNTHRGQLENGVGCDRVGSLV; this is encoded by the exons ATGTCGAGTAAAGCGCGCGCGTCTCCTTTTAAATGGACATCATATCAGATTATAATTGTTTTTCTTATGTGTACCAGTAGCTCCTCGGTGGACGTTGATGACAATGGCTACATTCTTTATTGTCCATGCATGG GACGGTTTGGAAATCAAGCTGATCATTTCTTGGGTGCCCTTGGATTTGCCAAAGGATTGAATCGCACCCTTGTGTTGCCACCATGGGTTGAATACAAACCAGGTGTAACAAGATCA ATCCAGATCCCATTTGACACATATTTCAAAGTGGAGCCACTTACTAAGTTTCATCGTGTCATGACTATGCAGCAGTTCATGGATGAACTAGCACAGACTATCTGGCCACCCGAGAAGAGAATTG CCTTCTGTTATGTGCCTCGTCACAACTCTGATGGCTGCAATGCCAAAGAGGGTAATCCGTTTGGACCCTTCTGGGACACGTTCAGCGTAGATTTTGTTGGTTCTGAGTTTTATCGTGGTCTCACATATGATGTCTACTATCAGAACATGGCTGATCAGTGGAATAAGCTATATCCACCTCAGAAATGGCCTG TCTTAGCCTTCACTGGAGCTCCAGCCACTTTTCCAGTTCAAGAAAGTAATCGACATCTTCATAGATATCTTGTTTGGAGTGATAACATACTTGAAAAAGCAGAGCAGTTTATTTCCACATTACCTAGGGGGCCATTCATTGGTATACATCTGAGGAATGGCATAGACTGG GTGAGAGCATGTGAACATGTGCAACACAGTCCCAACCTTTTTGCAGCACCCCAATGTTTAGGGTATCGAAATGAGCATGGTGTGGCTACAGCAGAACTTTGCCTTCCCTCCGAGAACACTATAATCAAGAAATTGAAACGTGTTATCAAATCCATTGGGGCCAAAAGCATTTTTGTTGCTTCAGATAATGATTTCATGATTGAAAGATTGACCCGTGCATTACAAAAAATGAAA GTCTTTTACATCTTTGGACAATGCCTGAAAAGAATACGAAACGTGAACACCCATAGAGGACAACTAGAAAACGGGGTTGGGTGTGACCGCGTGGGGTCGCTTGTCTAA